The genomic region ATCTTAAATTTGAGTATGTATAATAAAAGGACCAAAATCACAATTTGACCTTTCATCTTTAGGTGACAGAGGGCACAGTTGGgataagaaaataagaaaatgaCATGGAAATAaatggtttaaaaaaaaaaaaactcttgcaTTTTGATCTGAATTTAAGGGAATGTTTGTTACTTTGGCTTCCATTTTGGCAATTAAATGGAAAGCTGGCTAGCTAGCTGCATATGTTGTTTTGCAGGTCTTAAAAGTTGAACACCAACACTTGGGTGCACTGGtaataaaaataacttaaatttaaattttgaaaattatattgCGAGAAAGAAtattgaaaaaattaattttcataaaatgaaTTAACTGAAACTCCAATCATCGTGAATGCTTTGGTCATCTTTGGCTAAGTACATTTCCCCTCACATATTTATTCTCCATGGCACCCATTGAATCAAAAGGTAGAACTCAAAACTCTATCTCATTGAATATTAAATGTACTAacaatgtataattatatattattattaaatctgATCATAATacatccaaaattttaaaaattaaatataatttaacttcatttttaataatgtattttattatatattttgattataTCTGCTCTTTTTTGACACAATGTTTAGAACTATCCATAGCCTCTcctcaactcataaataggaggataatgtatTTTAACTTGCTCGAACCCACGTATTCCTACATTAAAAACAATGCACATTCCAATCGAATTGAGACTCAATCagctaattttaaaatatttaaaaagtaagAAAATCAATCTAATATTACGTTTAAATGTCATAAATTAGATAGATTTAGTTTGTAATATAGCTAGAGGGGCTTTTTTTCTctctattaaattattaattaagttaGTGTTACTTAATTAATCGAGCATCGATTtagttgaaaatttattaaaatatccttttattattatgaagatatttttacatttttatataaaatccataaaattcaattataataaaatttgaacatgtgatacaataaattttaaaaaaaattaccatTTCAACAAAaacctttattatttttaatcaattaTATAGTAATAAGCTAGCCTTTCTTCATTCTTTAAATTTTGCTTATTGAGATTCGATTTTAGTTCGActacaatattaataatattgttgTCAATGCAAGAGGATGTTGATTCATGTGCGCTAAAGTGTATTATCTTTCTATTTAAGCTTTAGGGAGGAACTATAAATAATTCTATACCTTGTATAAAAAAAAGTAGATATTATCAAAACCTACAATCAGAGTCGGATACAAGGGGGGCTGGAGTGGCCCTggccccccctaaaatggaaaatttatatttaggcccttgaattttttttaaaattttaaattagtaaaggtaaaattatactttggcccccttaaaattacaaaaattcgatttaatcctttaaaaattataaagatatagactataaaaaattaaattttcattcagCCTCCTAAAAATTTATTCTGGCTTTGCCCTGCCaagatttataaattataaactatcatttaaaataaaatcctataaATTgtgatttaataatttatattcatAAAAGATTCACAAATCCCTATGAGATAATACCAAAGAATGTCTTAACTGCAAAAAAGGAAAGAGGGGTAGTCTTTGGTTTTTGTGGGTTAAATTGAAAGCACATTTGATATATTTTCTCTTCACCcaacattttttatttctcaaaactttTCGATCATGAAGAAGATAATCAATTCAAATGTAAATAAATACCCAAAAGCAAGTAAAATGGTATAATAATGAAATTAATATCCTGACACCTGAATAAGTGAGGTATatattcataaatatatatataatgcaatTTGATTAGAACAGACCATTGGTGAAATCTTAAATAAGTTTTCTTTTGGATTGagttaatttgaattttaaaatttttaggttataTTGATTCAGGTCAAGTTTAGGTTCAGATTATTTCAGGTTTAAGTTGTGTAAGTTTGAGTTAATTTAGGTTCGAGTCATTCAGGTTTGAGACAAGGTTTTTTTCCTATTTAGATCATGTTGggttttatcattttaaatttaaatcattTTGAGTTACTTGTTCAAATTATTTTGGGTTCAAGTTATTTTACATTTAGTTCATTTTAGATTTGAGTCAATTTGAATTCTGATCAATTTAAGTTTGAATTGTTGTCTTTTTAGGCCTAATAGAGTTGTATTGGGTTTGAATTCAAGTTCATCAGGTCGAATTTTAGAATTTGAGTCAAAATTGACTGTCAATATGATGGAAATGATGAACCCTTCCTTGAATTACATTACAGTTGGTCACGCTGAGATGGTTTTGAATCGGATCAATTTGGATTGAGTGTATTCgagattttaaattttcaatatttttttattcAGATCAATTTcaagttcaaattatttcaagttTAGGTTGTTCGGGTTTAAGTTAGTTTGGATTCTAAGTTATTCTAGGTTTTGTATCATTAAATTTGAGCAAAAAAATTTTTGTGTTCAAATCATTTTGGGTTACTCGTTCGAATTATTTTGGATTCAAATTATTTTAGATCCAagtcatttaaaatttaaattattaatcaaACAAATGCGATGAAAGTAATAAACCTTCCTAGAATTAATTTGCTTAAATTAACTTTATCTATCTTCTCCCATCAATTCcatccataaatttcattttatttttggtaaaaatactTAGTTTCCCAAGTACCTAAATGCAGAAACTAATGGCAATCCAATTTCCTTTGTTTCCCAAGTACCTAAATGCAGAAACTAATGGCAATCCAATTtcctttaaataataaataatgccCACGGAAATATATGCCCAAAGAGAGAGAAACACTGAATCTATGCAGAAAAAAACCTGTAACCCAGATAATGACACTGCACTGCAAAAATTTCACCACATTTTCACTCAAACCCTAATCTTGTTTTCCTTTAATTCTtccaaataattataataataaatttcgtAAACAGATATGAACAATACCAATATAATAATAAATcgttctttgttttcttcacttTCACACAtacaagaaaacaaaaaaatttgaagaaaaaaatgACAAAAAATCTCACACCAAGTTAATCAAAACTATATCTCAAACatggaaaatatatataaatgtaaaaaAATTGCAAATTCAAGCTCTTTGATTTTGTTCTTTTATTGTTGTTTTTGGTCTATGCCCTAATCGAAGTTCTAGATCAAGATCTTCCATTGATGTTTCCTTGAGATCTTGAGATGAGGAACAAAGAGAAGAAGAACTATTCAACCCCGGAGGGGTTGCCGGAAAATTTTTCGGCGGCACCGAAGGATGGTAAGGTGAATCAATGGAACATGCATTGTTGGTAGGTGAAGAAGTGAAGAAAAGACCATTAGGGCTAGGGAATTGGTAGAGGAGAGTATGGTTGATTAATGGAACAGTAGTAGCATCACCACCGTGGGGTAGTGGTTGTGTTTGGTGAAGACGAGCTCTGTCACGGCGGTGAACGTTCATGTGACCGCCGAGTGCTTGAGCTGACCGGAATTCTCGTCGGCAAAAAGTGCAAGTATATGACCTTGGTGGCCAAGTTGTGCCCATAGCATTGCTTGTGTCTTCAGCAAAGGCCTTAACTTCCCATGACTCATAATCATCTGGTTCATGGGGTACTTCTTGAGCCTTGATGGGGTTCCACATCCACGAGCCAGCCGTTGAATTAGGGTtaacttgatgatgatgatgatgatgatgatgggtcTGGTGTTGTTGAGATTGAGCTAACTTTTGAAGGTGGTTCAATGAGAGAAGGCCAAGCTCAGTAGCCATGGTACTTGAAACATTTAAGGTAGGTGATGGAGATGGGAGAGAATGGGTTATATATAGAGAGTAATGGAGGATAAAAAGAGGGTAAAAGAAAGATATAGAGATAAAGGTGAAACCCTAACACCGGGCGTATCCCCCAAATCTTGTAATAAGCATTTGGATTTTGTGCTAttataattaaagtttaatttgcCTACTCAAACTCATCTAGCTAGCTATCCTATTCCTCTATGTGTTTGCAGCTACAATGTCATACTTTGGCTGCAACGCCAACTCTATTTCATTGGTTCAATTTTCTCATGCATTTTCAATTTAgttttgttatattattaagtatATAGTGTAGAGATAAGACACATTCCTATTTCAgaaattattgatatatgtgcacaTAAGATCGTAATTACATGATTCATGATTCTTGTATTTACCATATAACGttttattttcatgtttaatatttattaatgggattgttattttatatattagtTGTTGCAACTTTATATTTAATTGGTATTTAAAAAAGCTAAAATAATCATTGAGAATCATGGTAATTTTTAAGTttagttataaaattatttatatttaaaaatatatataaaatcaattgagtcttagctcgattAACATGGACATTATTATCAATACAAGAGGATGTGGGTTCGAATGCACTGAAGcacattattctcctatttattggTTGGGAGGGACTATGGTAATTCTAGGTATTGTGTCAAGGTCAAATTATCTTGGATTCGGGTCATTTCAAGCTCAAGTCATGTGAGTTAGGGTAATTTTATCGGTAAAGATACATGTACTTGATGCCCCGCCCAAGAAAGGGACCCAAGCCCCAGTAGCCCTGCTAAATGGTGATTCAACATAGATTCTACATCTTGGAACCAAGCCAATTTTGGGGCCGCTTTGTGATCATGGAACCAACCGGCAAAAAGCATTAAAGCCGCAAAGACCAATGCACCGATTGTGGTACAATAGAGTTGTAATTCACTAGTTATTCCAAATGCTCGCCAAATTTGAAAAAAACCAAAGGTTATTTGTATTCCTTGGAAACCCCCACCCATATCGCCATTTAAGATTTCTTGGCCCACTATTGGCCAAACCACCTGGGCGCTGGGTCCAATGTGAGTAGGATTGCTGAGCCATGCTTCATAATTGGAAAAACGAGCACCGTGGAAATACATGCCGCTCAGCCAAAGAAAGATGATGGAGAGTTGGCTGAAATGGGCACTAAATATTTTGCGAGAGATCTTCTCCAAATCATTAGTATGGCTATCGAAATCGTGAGCATCGACATGTAGGTTCCAGATCCAAGTGGTAGTATCGGGTCCCTTAGCTATTGTTCTTTAGAAATGGCCCGGCCTAGCCCATTCCTCGAAAGAAGTTTTTACGGGATCCCTATCTACCAAAATTTTTACTTCTGGTTCCGTCGAACGAATAATCATTGAGTCCTCCTCTTTCCGGACAACACATACAAAGAGACCCGCCAACAGTCAACAATTAGTGATCCTATGAGAGACGCTTATAATTAGTTTCTTTCTCTTCTATCTCTCATCTATCTATCTATTTTTTATCTATTATTTTTTCTTTAGTTATTCACTAGAGCAATTATGATCTGGAAGTCAATCCGAGGCAAGTGTTCTGATCTATTATGACATATCCATGAGGCGCTCAACGAGCCTTTTTAATCTTATAAAACGTTTTTCGGATTTTACTTACATTGGTGCAAAACCCATTTTTCTGTGCAGCCGGTGTAGTGTATTCATATCTCAATTAAAAGTTCCGAGGTGGAGTTTTTTTTGTCTTACATAGATAGAACAAACAATATTACTCTATCCCAAATCACGTGCGCATTCATTACTACGGGATACTCCAGTATCGATAGTTAGTCATTTGAGGGGCTtttattagttttagttttaatagaaatagaagcagaaaatatatattatatattttattttgctatATCCGTGTATTATTTATCCTTACgcacgaagactaaaagtactagtaattaccgtttttctattatttaactgacAAATTGAAGtgattaaattaaactaaaatttactaaattaattaaccaagAACTCGACAAAAAACAAATcaggaaaataatcgaataataactaagaagcgaaacaatacctaggaaagaatccacctagactgcatCTATCATTATCAAtatgaattaaacaatttattaaactataagcaactgactctaggttgattaattgaaatttttttctaattaaaactcctattatcgcattaacttgatctatgaatTCCCCTATTACATTTGACTCTAATTCAGTAGATTTATGTCATTCTAtttctaagattgcatgcaactccactcaattatgttagatctactcttaaatagggtctattcctcctctgaattaaGCACACCAAGCATGAGttaataattcataaatattaaatcaagATTTAAGCACATATAACTGAGAACAAGACTCAAGTATTTATTGCataaaacagaaataaaaaaccagaattcatcatagggttcatcttccctagatatttagaaaattagttcataatcgcgaataaaaacatttcaaagtcagtataaccacaagaaatcaagaaactcataataaacttcaaagaGATTAAAAGGAGATCTTTAATCTTTATGGAAATCTATTTTAGAATCGACTTCAATGGCATTTTTCGAGTTATTTTCTTCAATCTTCTCTGACGGCCCCCTCTTCTCTTCTTATATTTGGTATTTATAGGTCTTAAGATGcccaaaaaacctaaaaattgtatttttttgcGTGTCTAGAGTGCGAATCGTGAAatccacacggtctggcacagtgccgtgtggctcacacggccatgtgggaaGGCCTAGCCCATGTGGCTCCTGAAATCTGCTCCAACTATTCGATTTACACTCCGTTTTCACTCATTTTTCCCCCAAATGTTCtactaagtatagaaacatgaatttaaagaatcaggagcataaaattcaccattttgtATTGATTAATCActcaaaaatgcattaagaatagaattaaaatatattacttttGACATTTATTAGTTATTATGGGGAGTGTGAGTGCAAACAATTAGACAACACTGATGCTGCAATTATCCATGTGAGAGTTGAGTTGATTGGGCTTTAATCAACTGTTTACCAAAAATAATAGTTAGTGAATTCATTCTCTGAGCTAAACTCTACAGCGGTGAGATTGTTAATTCGAATTGCATTAACAATTATAGTTTTTTGCTATTCTTTTACTCCCATGTTTAACTTCCAAAATAATCGGTCGAAAAATTTGTTACAACATCTATTTCCACGACTTGAAGAAATGCAAACCAATGTGCTTTTTCAAATAATATTTGCAAAACATTTCCAATGAAATTATCTATCTCAACCTTGTTGGTATCTAAATTCTCTATCCAAACTTTCAATACATTTGTAAATTAGTATCTAAATTTTCTATCTTGTTGGTTTATTCTCTTTGAATTAactttttcttttactttgttGAACAACATTTCAAGTTTTACTAAAAACCCAAATTAACCATTATAATTTATAGCCTATTTAATATCTTTTCAAAGCTACTAGCAAAACTCGTCGATTAAATCACAAGAAGAAGAATAAAGAATTTGAGTTCATGTTTTCAGTCCACATTAATCTCATATTTGATTCCTAAACAACTTCACCCatacttttttaaaaaagaaaatgactagTAAGACCCACTAGTAAGAgattatccttttttttttttttgcttcattcAAACTGCACTGTTGTCAAAGACGGACAGAGCAGCAAACAATCTAAGAATACAGTCCATCTAAAAAAACCTGCAATACAACAAAACAAATATTCACCACCAAGCTTTAAACATTTGTGCCCAATTAACACCTGTGATCGCCAAGGAGAAAGCCATTTCGTTACCATTCTTATCCGCCAATGAGAAAACGACAGTTCCAGCCTTTAACATATTATTTTCAATATCTGCAAAAATTACTTAAAGCGTCCAAGGTCTCATAACATTGTTAACACACCACAAAAACACTACCAATGAACCTATTTCAATAAATAAAGAATCATTAATCTTCCAATTCATAGCCAAAAAAACTTCTAGAGCAACCTTCACCGCACTAATCTCAGCCGCCGCGGCATCATTTACTACTACTGCACCAGAAAATAGCGCtgttattatattttaaactttCCATGGATATGTCAAAGAAAGGTGATTTTAGAAGCAAATGAATACAGACTTCCTTGAATTAATCTTAATTTTTTTCTCTATACCCATTGTTTGCATCGTCGTCCTCTAATTGCTTGCCATCAAATGTTAATACAAAAAGACTTTAATTTGTTGTCCCTTTGCTTAGTTAATAAAATATAGACTCCTTTCATTGAAACATACTAATTAAGCAATCAATCAAGTTGACTTTTAGAGAGTTGTTTGGTTGTAATTAAGttggataattaatattaaataatttttctaGTATGTAACGAGGTTTAGTTAAGGATGACATGTGCCACA from Gossypium arboreum isolate Shixiya-1 chromosome 1, ASM2569848v2, whole genome shotgun sequence harbors:
- the LOC108482449 gene encoding zinc finger protein 10, which codes for MATELGLLSLNHLQKLAQSQQHQTHHHHHHHHQVNPNSTAGSWMWNPIKAQEVPHEPDDYESWEVKAFAEDTSNAMGTTWPPRSYTCTFCRREFRSAQALGGHMNVHRRDRARLHQTQPLPHGGDATTVPLINHTLLYQFPSPNGLFFTSSPTNNACSIDSPYHPSVPPKNFPATPPGLNSSSSLCSSSQDLKETSMEDLDLELRLGHRPKTTIKEQNQRA